A stretch of the Anaeromyxobacter sp. genome encodes the following:
- the hemL gene encoding glutamate-1-semialdehyde 2,1-aminomutase: MKTDLSEKLFLKANTLFPGGVNSPVRAFKGVGGTPRFIARGRGSHLTDVDGNDYVDYVLSWGPLIAGHCHPEVMRQVQDALKEGSSFGAPCPREIVLGELVRERAPWIEKMRFCSSGTEATTAAIRVARGFTGRDDLVKFDGCYHGAGDPLLVKAGSGVETLGLPDSPGVPADVARHTLTAPYNDLPALTRLFAERGKDIAAVIIEPVVGNMGVIVPRPGFLEGIHALCRQHGALFIVDEVMTGFRLGSGGACGLYGLRPDLVCFGKVIGGGLPVGAFGGRADVMDRVAPAGPIYQAGTLSGNPMAMAAGTATLRLMTPASYELLEARGAALAAGLLEAAAQAKVPVQLNRVGSMLTVFFTETPVFDAASARLASAKRFGAFFHAMLEGGAYFPPSQFEAAFLSTAHTEGDLDQTLAAARVGFAAAAKVQA, encoded by the coding sequence ATGAAGACCGACCTCTCCGAGAAGCTGTTCCTGAAGGCGAACACCCTCTTCCCCGGCGGCGTCAACTCGCCGGTGCGCGCCTTCAAGGGCGTGGGCGGCACGCCGCGCTTCATCGCCCGCGGCCGCGGCAGCCACCTCACCGACGTCGACGGCAACGACTACGTCGACTACGTCCTCTCCTGGGGCCCGCTCATCGCCGGCCACTGCCACCCCGAGGTGATGCGCCAGGTCCAGGACGCCCTCAAGGAGGGCTCGTCCTTCGGCGCCCCCTGCCCGCGCGAGATCGTGCTCGGCGAGCTGGTGCGCGAGCGCGCCCCCTGGATCGAGAAGATGCGCTTCTGCTCCTCCGGCACCGAGGCCACCACCGCCGCCATCCGGGTGGCCCGCGGCTTCACCGGCCGCGACGACCTGGTGAAGTTCGACGGCTGCTACCACGGCGCCGGCGACCCCCTGCTGGTGAAGGCCGGCTCGGGCGTGGAGACCCTGGGCCTGCCCGACTCGCCGGGCGTGCCGGCCGACGTGGCCCGCCACACGCTGACCGCGCCCTACAACGACCTGCCGGCCCTCACCCGCCTCTTCGCCGAGCGGGGCAAGGACATCGCCGCCGTCATCATCGAGCCGGTGGTGGGCAACATGGGCGTCATCGTGCCGCGCCCCGGCTTCCTCGAGGGCATCCACGCCCTGTGCCGGCAGCACGGCGCCCTCTTCATCGTGGACGAGGTGATGACCGGCTTCCGGCTCGGCAGCGGCGGCGCCTGCGGCCTCTACGGCCTGCGCCCCGACCTGGTCTGCTTCGGCAAGGTCATCGGCGGCGGCCTGCCGGTGGGCGCCTTCGGCGGCCGCGCCGACGTGATGGACCGGGTGGCGCCGGCCGGGCCCATCTACCAGGCCGGCACCCTCTCCGGGAACCCGATGGCCATGGCGGCCGGCACCGCCACGCTGCGGCTCATGACCCCCGCCTCCTACGAGCTGCTGGAGGCCCGCGGCGCCGCGCTGGCGGCCGGGCTGCTGGAGGCGGCGGCCCAGGCCAAGGTGCCGGTGCAGCTCAACCGGGTGGGCTCGATGCTGACCGTCTTCTTCACCGAGACCCCGGTCTTCGACGCCGCCTCGGCCCGCCTGGCCTCGGCGAAGCGGTTCGGCGCCTTCTTCCACGCCATGCTGGAGGGCGGGGCCTACTTCCCGCCGTCCCAGTTCGAGGCCGCCTTCCTCTCCACGGCCCACACCGAGGGCGACCTCGACCAGACCCTGGCCGCCGCCCGGGTGGGCTTCGCGGCCGCGGCGAAGGTCCAGGCCTGA
- the gyrA gene encoding DNA gyrase subunit A — protein sequence MPDETLPPPPTDAPPPPVPPAPPPPGDPHRAQVNIEDEMRKSYLDYSMSVIIGRALPDVRDGLKPVHRRILYAMHTEGLHHNKRYSKCAGVVGEVLKKYHPHGDASVYDALVRLVQDWNLRYPLIDGQGNFGSVDGDPAAAYRYTESRLEKLADFLLADIDKETVEWGPNFDDTTVEPLVMPTRFPNLLVNGSSGIAVGMATNIPPHNMSEVIDAVVHLLHEPKATVADLMRFIPGPDFPTAGIILGRDGIKKAYEEGRGNIQVRARATVEVHPKTEREAIVVTEIPYQVNKAKLVEHIAELVREKRVEGISDLRDESSREGMRIVIELKRDALAQVVLNNLYAHTAMQSGFGVTLLAIDAGQPRILTLKEVLERFVAHRRDVVTRRTRYELRQARAREHILLGLQIALDHLDEIIELIRAAGDRETARLGLMERFALSELQARAILEMQLQRLTGLERQKILDELAEVQATITRLKEILASEQVLQQVVIGELMEVRQLFGDERRTEIQGAQADLDTEDLIAEEEMVVTVSHAGYVKRNPVSLYRAQRRGGRGRTGATARDEDFLESLFVASTHSYLLVFSDRGRAYWLKVHEIPQAGRTARGKPIVNLVQLAPGEKVAAILPVRRLPEPPGRGDDAAEAADAVEPAAAEGEGAPEAPEAGEAAELEETPGLVHVFMATRRGLVKKTRLDAYARPRAMGIIAVGIEEGDELIAARLSTPGDHVLLSTAQGMAIRFEEAKVRATGRGTYGVRGINLEEGDEVVSAEVLPAPLPGAPLPTILTVTRNGYGKRTELGEYRIQSRGGKGLITIKTSERNGPVVAAARVLESEEVMLITNRGMLIRMAASGISVIGRNTQGVRMIALESSDEQVVGVAPVAETSPEAEAAGVEEGGAEVAAPVETAPADEGGSEGEGEAGV from the coding sequence ATGCCAGACGAGACCCTGCCGCCGCCCCCGACCGACGCGCCCCCGCCGCCCGTGCCCCCCGCGCCGCCGCCGCCCGGCGACCCGCACCGCGCCCAGGTCAACATCGAAGACGAGATGCGCAAGTCGTATCTCGACTACTCGATGTCGGTCATCATCGGCCGCGCCCTGCCCGACGTGCGCGACGGCCTGAAGCCGGTGCACCGCCGCATCCTCTACGCGATGCACACCGAGGGGCTGCACCACAACAAGCGCTACTCCAAGTGCGCCGGCGTGGTGGGCGAGGTGCTCAAGAAGTACCACCCGCACGGCGACGCCTCGGTCTACGACGCGCTGGTGCGCCTGGTGCAGGACTGGAACCTGCGCTACCCGCTCATCGACGGCCAGGGCAACTTCGGCTCGGTGGACGGGGACCCGGCCGCCGCCTACCGCTACACCGAGTCGCGCCTCGAGAAGCTGGCCGACTTCCTGCTCGCCGACATCGACAAGGAGACGGTGGAGTGGGGCCCCAACTTCGACGACACCACCGTCGAGCCGCTGGTCATGCCGACCAGGTTCCCCAACCTGCTGGTCAACGGCTCCTCCGGCATCGCCGTGGGCATGGCCACCAACATCCCGCCGCACAACATGTCGGAGGTCATCGACGCGGTGGTGCACCTGCTGCACGAGCCCAAGGCCACGGTGGCCGACCTGATGCGCTTCATCCCCGGGCCGGACTTCCCCACCGCGGGCATCATCCTGGGGCGCGACGGCATCAAGAAGGCCTACGAGGAGGGGCGCGGCAACATCCAGGTGCGCGCCCGCGCCACGGTCGAGGTCCACCCCAAGACCGAGCGCGAAGCCATCGTGGTCACGGAGATCCCGTACCAGGTCAACAAGGCCAAGCTGGTGGAGCACATCGCCGAGCTGGTGCGCGAGAAGCGGGTCGAGGGCATCAGCGACCTGCGCGACGAGTCCTCCCGCGAGGGCATGCGCATCGTCATCGAGCTGAAGCGCGACGCGCTGGCGCAGGTGGTCCTCAACAACCTCTACGCCCACACCGCCATGCAGTCCGGCTTCGGGGTGACGCTGCTGGCCATCGACGCCGGGCAGCCGCGCATCCTCACCCTGAAGGAGGTGCTGGAGCGGTTCGTGGCCCACCGGCGCGACGTGGTGACGCGGCGCACCCGCTACGAGCTGCGCCAGGCCCGGGCCCGCGAGCACATCCTGCTGGGCCTGCAGATCGCCCTCGACCACCTCGACGAGATCATCGAGCTGATCCGGGCGGCCGGCGACCGCGAGACGGCCCGCCTCGGCCTGATGGAGCGCTTCGCCCTCTCCGAGCTGCAGGCCCGCGCCATCCTGGAGATGCAGCTGCAGCGCCTGACCGGCCTGGAGCGGCAGAAGATCCTGGACGAGCTGGCCGAGGTGCAGGCCACCATCACCCGCCTCAAGGAGATCCTGGCCTCGGAGCAGGTGCTGCAGCAGGTGGTCATCGGCGAGCTGATGGAGGTGCGCCAGCTCTTCGGCGACGAGCGCCGCACCGAGATCCAGGGCGCCCAGGCCGACCTCGACACCGAGGACCTGATCGCCGAGGAGGAGATGGTGGTCACCGTCTCCCACGCCGGCTACGTCAAGCGGAACCCGGTCAGCCTGTACCGCGCCCAGCGGCGCGGCGGGCGCGGCCGGACCGGCGCCACCGCCCGCGACGAGGACTTCCTGGAGAGCCTCTTCGTGGCCTCCACCCACAGCTACCTGCTGGTCTTCTCCGACCGCGGCCGCGCCTACTGGCTCAAGGTCCACGAGATCCCGCAGGCCGGCCGCACCGCCCGGGGCAAGCCCATCGTCAACCTGGTGCAGCTGGCGCCGGGCGAGAAGGTGGCCGCCATCCTGCCGGTGCGCCGCCTGCCCGAGCCGCCCGGCCGCGGCGACGACGCGGCCGAGGCCGCCGACGCCGTCGAGCCGGCCGCTGCCGAGGGCGAGGGCGCCCCGGAGGCCCCCGAGGCCGGCGAGGCCGCCGAGCTGGAGGAGACCCCCGGCCTGGTGCACGTCTTCATGGCCACCCGGCGCGGCCTGGTGAAGAAGACCCGGCTGGACGCCTACGCGCGCCCCCGCGCCATGGGCATCATCGCGGTGGGCATCGAGGAGGGCGACGAGCTCATCGCCGCCCGGCTCAGCACCCCCGGCGACCACGTCCTGCTCTCCACGGCCCAGGGCATGGCCATCCGCTTCGAGGAGGCCAAGGTCCGGGCCACCGGGCGCGGCACCTACGGCGTGCGCGGCATCAACCTGGAGGAGGGCGACGAGGTGGTCTCGGCCGAGGTGCTGCCGGCGCCGCTGCCGGGCGCCCCGCTGCCCACCATCCTCACCGTCACCCGCAACGGCTACGGCAAGCGGACCGAGCTCGGCGAGTACCGGATCCAGAGCCGCGGCGGCAAGGGGCTCATCACCATCAAGACCTCCGAGCGCAACGGCCCGGTGGTGGCGGCGGCGCGGGTCCTCGAGTCGGAGGAGGTCATGCTGATCACCAACCGCGGCATGCTCATCCGCATGGCCGCCAGCGGCATCAGCGTCATCGGCCGCAACACCCAGGGCGTCCGCATGATCGCCCTCGAGTCGAGCGACGAGCAGGTGGTGGGCGTGGCGCCGGTGGCCGAGACCAGCCCGGAGGCCGAGGCGGCCGGGGTGGAGGAGGGCGGCGCCGAGGTGGCGGCGCCGGTGGAGACCGCGCCCGCCGACGAGGGCGGCAGCGAGGGGGAGGGGGAGGCGGGGGTGTGA
- the atpE gene encoding ATP synthase F0 subunit C, with product MNQFSLGYFAAGIGAGLAVIGAGLGIGKLAAAAMEGSARQPTAAGDIRTSMIIAAALIEGATLFAIVVTLLLAIAK from the coding sequence ATGAACCAGTTCTCGCTCGGGTACTTCGCCGCCGGCATCGGCGCCGGCCTCGCCGTCATCGGCGCCGGCCTCGGCATCGGCAAGCTCGCCGCCGCCGCCATGGAGGGCTCGGCCCGCCAGCCCACCGCCGCCGGCGACATCCGCACCTCGATGATCATCGCCGCCGCCCTCATCGAAGGCGCCACGCTGTTCGCCATCGTGGTCACGCTGCTCCTCGCCATCGCCAAGTAG
- a CDS encoding response regulator: protein MPETPPAPLPRVLVCDDSATMRALIRSLLEPGHEVLVVETGEDALARAPAFRPDVIVSDLILPGISGSELCRRIRQTPGLADVPFILVTTLADATSRALGLEAGADDYLYKPLRERELRARVASLLRLRRAMTALEARTRELEATNAALRQAQSALVRAGKLASVGTLAAGLAHEINNPLSYIKAGARALERAVAEISRLASPAAGPPSAELAEALGDVRDLAGELADGSRRLERIAGDLRIIASPDAPAEELVDPAEAVESAFLLARSRYPAMPRLEMDLEPGPPVESVGRLLTQGLVPVVENAVQVSGPGGLVQVRIRQLNVGVEISIQDSGPGIAPEILPRIFDPFFSTRPAGQGMGLGLSVAYGIIHGLGGDIHVESTLGHGACFRVRLPRRASARQGAPPGS from the coding sequence ATGCCAGAGACCCCGCCAGCGCCGCTTCCGCGCGTCCTCGTCTGCGACGACTCGGCCACCATGCGGGCGCTCATCCGCTCGCTGCTCGAGCCGGGGCACGAGGTGCTGGTGGTGGAGACGGGCGAGGACGCCCTGGCCCGCGCCCCGGCCTTCCGGCCCGACGTCATCGTCTCCGACCTGATCCTGCCCGGCATCTCCGGCAGCGAGCTGTGCCGGCGCATCCGCCAGACCCCCGGCCTGGCCGACGTGCCCTTCATCCTGGTCACCACCCTGGCCGACGCCACCTCGCGGGCCCTCGGGCTGGAGGCCGGCGCCGACGACTACCTCTACAAGCCGCTGCGCGAGCGCGAGCTCAGGGCCCGGGTGGCGTCGCTGCTCCGGCTGCGGCGCGCCATGACGGCGCTGGAGGCCCGCACCCGCGAGCTGGAGGCCACCAACGCGGCGCTGCGGCAGGCCCAGTCGGCGCTGGTGCGGGCCGGCAAGCTGGCCAGCGTGGGCACGCTGGCGGCCGGGCTGGCCCACGAGATCAACAACCCGCTGTCCTACATCAAGGCGGGGGCGCGGGCGCTGGAGCGCGCCGTGGCCGAGATCTCCCGGCTGGCCTCGCCGGCGGCCGGCCCCCCCTCGGCCGAGCTGGCGGAGGCGCTCGGCGACGTGCGCGACCTGGCCGGCGAGCTGGCCGACGGCAGCCGGCGGCTGGAGCGGATCGCCGGCGACCTGCGCATCATCGCCTCGCCCGACGCGCCCGCCGAGGAGCTGGTCGACCCGGCCGAGGCGGTGGAGTCGGCCTTCCTGCTGGCCCGCTCGCGCTACCCCGCCATGCCGCGCCTCGAGATGGACCTGGAGCCGGGCCCGCCGGTGGAGTCGGTGGGGCGGCTCCTGACCCAGGGGCTGGTGCCGGTGGTGGAGAACGCGGTGCAGGTCTCCGGCCCCGGCGGCCTGGTGCAGGTGCGCATCCGCCAGCTCAACGTGGGCGTGGAGATCTCCATCCAGGACAGCGGGCCGGGCATCGCCCCCGAGATCCTGCCGCGCATCTTCGACCCGTTCTTCTCCACCCGGCCGGCCGGCCAGGGCATGGGGCTGGGGCTCTCGGTGGCCTACGGCATCATCCACGGCCTGGGCGGCGACATCCACGTGGAGTCGACGCTGGGCCACGGGGCCTGCTTCCGGGTGCGGCTGCCGCGGCGGGCCTCGGCGCGGCAGGGCGCGCCGCCGGGGAGCTAG
- the atpB gene encoding F0F1 ATP synthase subunit A produces the protein MIASTLVTLALQALLASSDPAHAAPPAHAVEQAADHGAAATMDHGAPAGEHGAPAEHGAAAGGHGAVHDESLGAVMMHHVTDGYVIEYPGLCEKEGAGGFHWNCEWNLRRTFGTVTEVDAAGHEHAVSGPFVFGGLDMTPSKHVIMMWLATALLLLVVFSALRKKAMVPSGLYSFVEVLVKFVRNDLAVANIGKENADRFLPYLLTAFFFILFVNLFGLLPYSGTATANINVTVCLALFTFLITQYAAISGMGLGGYLAHLTGGVPKSLWPLWFIMIPVEILGLFTKPFALTVRLFANMVAGHFVILALLGLIFAISVWVFPVSVALALAIFMLELFVAFVQAYIFTMLSSLFIGAAFAHAGHGDEHGEDHGHGHAEAHH, from the coding sequence ATGATCGCCTCCACCCTCGTCACCCTCGCGCTCCAGGCCCTGCTGGCCTCCTCCGACCCGGCCCACGCCGCGCCCCCGGCCCACGCGGTGGAGCAGGCGGCCGACCACGGCGCCGCCGCCACCATGGACCACGGCGCCCCCGCGGGCGAGCACGGCGCGCCCGCCGAGCACGGCGCCGCGGCCGGCGGCCACGGCGCGGTCCACGACGAGAGCCTGGGCGCGGTGATGATGCACCACGTCACCGACGGCTACGTCATCGAGTACCCGGGCCTCTGCGAGAAGGAGGGCGCCGGCGGCTTCCACTGGAACTGCGAGTGGAACCTGCGCCGCACCTTCGGCACCGTCACCGAGGTGGACGCGGCCGGCCACGAGCACGCGGTGTCCGGCCCGTTCGTCTTCGGCGGCCTCGACATGACGCCCAGCAAGCACGTCATCATGATGTGGCTGGCCACGGCGCTGCTCTTGCTGGTGGTCTTCTCGGCGCTGCGCAAGAAGGCCATGGTGCCCTCCGGGCTCTACAGCTTCGTCGAGGTGCTGGTGAAGTTCGTCCGCAACGACCTGGCGGTGGCCAACATCGGCAAGGAGAACGCCGATCGCTTCCTGCCCTACCTGCTGACGGCCTTCTTCTTCATCCTCTTCGTCAACCTCTTCGGCCTGCTGCCCTACTCCGGCACCGCCACCGCCAACATCAACGTGACGGTCTGCCTGGCGCTCTTCACCTTCCTCATCACCCAGTACGCCGCCATCAGCGGCATGGGGCTGGGCGGCTACCTGGCCCACCTGACCGGCGGCGTGCCCAAGTCGCTCTGGCCGCTCTGGTTCATCATGATCCCGGTGGAGATCCTGGGGCTCTTCACCAAGCCCTTCGCCCTCACCGTCCGACTCTTCGCCAACATGGTGGCCGGCCACTTCGTCATCCTGGCGCTGCTCGGCCTGATCTTCGCCATCTCGGTCTGGGTCTTCCCCGTCTCGGTGGCGCTGGCGCTGGCCATCTTCATGCTGGAGCTCTTCGTGGCCTTCGTGCAGGCCTACATCTTCACCATGCTCTCCTCGCTCTTCATCGGCGCCGCCTTCGCGCACGCCGGCCACGGCGACGAGCACGGCGAGGACCACGGCCACGGCCACGCCGAGGCGCACCACTAG
- the ychF gene encoding redox-regulated ATPase YchF — MALGIGIVGLPNVGKSTLFNALLGTAQAAAANYPFCTIEPNLGVVPVPDQRLADLSALFGPEKTTPTTLEFIDIAGLVAGASKGEGLGNQFLATIREVDAIAHVLRCFVDPDVIHVAGQVDPRSDRDVVETELMLKDLETVDKRRERTVKNTKTAGKVGELAKAEVALLDVLKAGLNAGTPVRRQRLTDEGKALARELALLTSKPVLYIANVDDTELAPDDPHVALVKALADEEGAPMVVICGKVEAELVELPPAEREEFLKSMGMAEPGLNRLVRAGYDLLNLITYFTSGGDECRAWTVHRGDTAPKAAGVIHTDFEKGFIKAEVIRVEDLLELKTDAACREKGKLRIEGKEYVVQDGDVMHFRFNV, encoded by the coding sequence ATGGCGCTCGGCATCGGCATCGTCGGCCTCCCCAACGTCGGCAAGTCCACCCTGTTCAACGCCCTGCTCGGCACGGCGCAGGCGGCGGCGGCCAACTACCCGTTCTGCACCATCGAGCCCAACCTGGGCGTGGTGCCGGTGCCCGACCAGCGGCTGGCGGACCTCTCGGCGCTCTTCGGGCCGGAGAAGACCACCCCCACCACGCTGGAGTTCATCGACATCGCCGGCCTGGTGGCCGGCGCCTCCAAGGGCGAGGGGCTGGGCAACCAGTTCCTGGCCACCATCCGCGAGGTGGACGCCATCGCCCACGTGCTGCGCTGCTTCGTGGACCCGGACGTGATCCACGTGGCCGGCCAGGTCGACCCGCGCAGCGACCGCGACGTGGTCGAGACCGAGCTGATGCTCAAGGACCTCGAGACGGTCGACAAGCGGCGCGAGCGGACGGTGAAGAACACCAAGACCGCCGGCAAGGTGGGCGAGCTGGCCAAGGCCGAGGTGGCCCTGCTCGACGTGCTCAAGGCCGGCCTGAACGCCGGCACGCCGGTGCGCCGCCAGCGGCTGACGGACGAGGGCAAGGCGCTGGCCCGCGAGCTGGCGCTGCTCACCTCCAAGCCGGTGCTCTACATCGCCAACGTGGACGACACCGAGCTGGCGCCGGACGACCCGCACGTGGCCCTGGTGAAGGCGCTGGCCGACGAGGAGGGCGCGCCCATGGTGGTCATCTGCGGCAAGGTGGAGGCCGAGCTGGTCGAGCTGCCGCCCGCCGAGCGCGAGGAGTTCCTGAAGAGCATGGGGATGGCGGAGCCCGGCCTGAACCGGCTGGTGCGGGCCGGCTACGACCTCCTCAACCTCATCACCTACTTCACCTCCGGCGGCGACGAGTGCCGCGCCTGGACGGTGCACCGCGGCGACACCGCGCCCAAGGCCGCCGGCGTCATCCACACCGACTTCGAGAAGGGCTTCATCAAGGCCGAGGTCATCCGGGTGGAGGACCTGCTGGAGCTCAAGACCGACGCGGCCTGCCGGGAGAAGGGCAAGCTGCGCATCGAGGG
- a CDS encoding F0F1 ATP synthase subunit epsilon, whose protein sequence is MALTLDIVTPERRVLSVACDEVRAPGVQGGFGIRTRHTPFMSALEPGKLTYVEGGREHHFAVGGGFLQVADDKVIVLADTAEAASDIDVDRAVKALADAQEKLKKLTQDDRTHAEEMARVRRAAARLGVVGK, encoded by the coding sequence ATGGCGCTCACCCTCGACATCGTCACGCCGGAGCGGCGCGTCCTCTCGGTCGCGTGCGACGAGGTGCGCGCCCCCGGCGTCCAGGGCGGCTTCGGCATCCGCACCCGCCACACCCCGTTCATGAGCGCGCTCGAGCCGGGCAAGCTCACCTACGTGGAGGGCGGCCGCGAGCACCACTTCGCCGTGGGCGGCGGCTTCCTGCAGGTGGCCGACGACAAGGTCATCGTGCTGGCCGACACCGCCGAGGCGGCCTCGGACATCGACGTGGACCGCGCCGTCAAGGCGCTGGCCGACGCCCAGGAGAAGCTCAAGAAGCTGACCCAGGACGACCGGACCCACGCCGAGGAGATGGCCCGGGTGCGCCGCGCCGCGGCCCGCCTCGGGGTGGTCGGCAAGTAG
- the atpF gene encoding F0F1 ATP synthase subunit B has product MALNALPAPVLAAGALTDINPGLTLWAAITFLVLLVVLSKFAWGPIVKMLDAREKSIHEAIESAKKERGEAEKLLAAQKESLAKATREAAELARRSQEEVAAFRRDLTAKAEKQAAELVADARKQIIEEKTKAIGELKVMVADLAIDAAGKLVKASLDEKAQRQLVADYLAQLPAGRA; this is encoded by the coding sequence ATGGCCCTCAACGCTCTCCCCGCCCCGGTGCTGGCCGCCGGTGCGCTCACCGACATCAACCCGGGGCTCACGCTCTGGGCCGCCATCACCTTCCTGGTGCTGCTGGTGGTGCTCTCCAAGTTCGCTTGGGGCCCCATCGTCAAGATGCTCGACGCCCGGGAGAAGTCCATCCACGAGGCGATCGAGTCGGCCAAGAAGGAGCGCGGCGAGGCGGAGAAGCTGCTCGCCGCCCAGAAGGAGTCGCTGGCCAAGGCCACCCGCGAGGCGGCCGAGCTGGCCCGCCGCAGCCAGGAGGAGGTCGCGGCGTTCCGCCGGGACCTCACCGCCAAGGCCGAGAAGCAGGCCGCCGAGCTGGTGGCCGACGCCCGCAAGCAGATCATCGAGGAGAAGACCAAGGCCATCGGCGAGCTGAAGGTGATGGTGGCGGACCTCGCCATCGACGCCGCCGGCAAGCTGGTCAAGGCCAGCCTGGACGAGAAGGCCCAGCGCCAGCTGGTGGCCGACTACCTCGCGCAGCTCCCGGCCGGCCGCGCCTAG
- a CDS encoding AtpZ/AtpI family protein — MADPGDRERRERDEAGLSSLAAAYRKAAPYTAASSSLVIAVGGFTWLGIKADEWLGTRPWLTLAGVAVGMTGGFISFFRTVLGNAKKP; from the coding sequence ATGGCCGACCCCGGCGATCGAGAGCGCCGGGAGCGGGACGAGGCAGGGCTCTCGAGCCTGGCGGCCGCCTACCGCAAGGCAGCGCCGTACACGGCGGCCTCGAGCAGCCTGGTGATCGCCGTCGGTGGCTTCACCTGGCTGGGCATCAAGGCCGACGAGTGGCTGGGCACGCGGCCCTGGCTGACGCTGGCCGGAGTCGCGGTGGGCATGACGGGTGGCTTCATCAGCTTCTTCAGGACGGTCCTCGGGAACGCCAAGAAACCGTGA
- a CDS encoding tetratricopeptide repeat protein, with product MLAAALLLGACSSPESRLEAAAAQRRAGQPGPALAAYQALLGSLGEGPLAAADAAVRLKALQAAGDLAYLELGDYAGAIAYYRRIISLAPGGPEALAARGVIGDIFRDRFQDRLAAIAQWADVAASDAPQAAAYQLKVAREYLELGNTTQARLEARALRERWPDSAAADEAQLLTGLSWALEQRREEALGAFQALLERHPAPELAARALEGQAHLYAQGGALDRALELYALALPVHPNPEAIRTNIEAVRRRREAARTATPGDREQAFDFGKQKPTTREITP from the coding sequence CTGCTGGCGGCCGCCCTGCTGCTCGGCGCCTGCAGCTCGCCCGAGTCCAGGCTGGAGGCGGCCGCGGCGCAGCGCCGCGCCGGCCAGCCCGGGCCGGCGCTGGCCGCCTACCAGGCGCTGCTGGGCAGCCTGGGCGAGGGGCCGCTGGCCGCCGCCGACGCCGCGGTGCGTCTCAAGGCGCTGCAGGCGGCCGGCGACCTCGCCTACCTGGAGCTGGGCGACTACGCCGGCGCCATCGCCTACTACCGCCGCATCATCTCGCTGGCGCCCGGCGGCCCCGAGGCGCTGGCCGCCCGCGGCGTCATCGGCGACATCTTCCGCGACCGCTTCCAGGACCGGCTGGCGGCCATCGCCCAGTGGGCCGACGTGGCGGCCAGCGACGCGCCGCAGGCGGCCGCCTACCAGCTCAAGGTGGCCCGCGAGTACCTGGAGCTGGGCAACACCACCCAGGCCCGGCTGGAGGCGCGGGCGCTGCGCGAGCGCTGGCCCGACTCGGCCGCGGCCGACGAGGCGCAGCTGCTCACCGGCCTCTCCTGGGCGCTGGAGCAGCGGCGCGAGGAGGCGCTGGGCGCCTTCCAGGCGCTGCTGGAGCGCCACCCCGCCCCCGAGCTGGCGGCCCGCGCCCTGGAGGGGCAGGCCCACCTCTACGCCCAGGGCGGCGCGCTCGACCGCGCGCTCGAGCTGTACGCCCTGGCGCTCCCCGTCCACCCCAACCCGGAGGCCATCCGCACCAACATCGAGGCGGTGCGGCGGCGGCGGGAGGCGGCCAGGACGGCCACCCCCGGCGACCGCGAACAGGCCTTCGACTTCGGCAAGCAGAAGCCCACCACCCGCGAGATCACGCCATGA